A genomic segment from Nicotiana tabacum cultivar K326 chromosome 9, ASM71507v2, whole genome shotgun sequence encodes:
- the LOC107798065 gene encoding uncharacterized protein LOC107798065, producing MRWRYMDAIALVQRFGTPDLFLTMTCNPLWPEIKEHLLSTDEAQNRPDLISRVFRAKLEELKNDILKRNIFGKVAAFMYTVEFQKRGLPHAHFLIILANEYKLLTPKSYDRIVCAELPDPDKEPYLYSLVVHHMMHGPCGSLNPTISCMKNGCCKFNYPKDFADRTSKGKNSYPIYRRRHTGEAIKIREQFLDNSWVVPYNPFLLGKFSCHMNIEICSDIKVVKYLYKYICKGHDKISFSVYDNDKDTEIDEIKEYQSARWVSPPEAIWRLFGFPISEMTPSAYHLQLHLDGQQYISFKSTESINAILKNPLIRKIMLTEFLVMNQTDDYDIKLKLLYKDFPEYFVWSVTDKTWTRRKQRSVIERVVTCHPTEGERYYLRLLLLNVRGPTSYEDLRTVNGRYYITFREAVEKEDYYILTIVWLTV from the coding sequence ATGCGCTGGCGATATATGGATGCTATTGCTTTGGTACAACGTTTTGGAACACCTGACTTGTTTCTAACGATGACATGCAACCCACTGTGGCCAGAAATAAAAGAACATTTGTTATCTACTGATGAAGCACAAAATAGACCTGACTTAATTAGTCGAGTATTTAGAGCAAAACTGGAAGAGCtaaaaaatgatatattaaaaagaaatatatttggaaaGGTTGCTGCTTTTATGTACACTGTAGAATTCCAGAAACGTGGTCTTCCACATGCACATTTCCTTATTATTCTTGCTAATGAATACAAATTGTTGACACCCAAATCTTACGACAGAATTGTTTGTGCTGAATTACCTGATCCTGATAAAGAGCCTTATTTATACTCACTTGTTGTACATCATATGATGCACGGTCCTTGTGGTTCTTTGAATCCTACAATTTCATGCATGAAAAATGGATGTTGTAAATTCAATTACCCTAAAGATTTTGCTGATCGAACATCAAAAGGAAAAAACTCTTATCCTATTTACAGAAGACGACATACAGGTGAAGCAATAAAAATTAGAGAACAATTCCTCGATAATTCATGGGTGGTACCATATAATCCTTTTTTACTTGGCAAGTTTAGCTGTCATATGAATATCGAAATATGCTCAGATATTAAAGTTGTCAAGTATCTTTACAAGTACATATGTAAAGGACACGACAAAATTTCTTTTTCTGTATATGACAATGATAAAGACACAGAAATTGATGAAATAAAAGAATATCAATCTGCTAGATGGGTATCTCCACCCGAAGCTATATGGCGTTTATTTGGTTTTCCTATTAGTGAGATGACACCAAGTGCTTATCATCTTCAATTACACCTTGATGGACAAcaatatatttcttttaaaagcACTGAGAGTATAAATGCAATTTTAAAAAATCCTCTGATTAGAAAAATAATGTTGACAgaatttttggtcatgaaccaaacaGATGATTATGATATAAAACTTAAGCTATTGTATAAAGACTTTCCAGAATACTTTGTCTGGTCAGTTACAGACAAGACGTGGACACGTAGAAAACAACGTAGCGTTATTGAACGTGTTGTGACATGTCATCCAACAGAAGGTGAGAGATATTATCTCAGATTATTATTACTGAATGTGAGAGGACCAACATCATATGAAGATCTTCGTACTGTAAATGGAAGATATTATATTACATTTAGAGAAGCTGTTGAAAAAGAGGATTATTACATTCTGACAATAGTTTGGTTGACTGTATGA